Proteins found in one Amycolatopsis umgeniensis genomic segment:
- the recO gene encoding DNA repair protein RecO: MVNLYRDTGVVLRTHKLGEADRIITLLTRRHGKVRAVAKGVRRTSSRFGARLEPFGHVDVQFYTGRSLDVITQVETVDAFALPLVADYQRYTAASAIAETADRLSAEEGEPVLKLYMLVVGALRALAGGERDSSLVLDAFFLRAMAYAGWAPAITECARCGLPGPHKAFSVSAGGSMCPDCRVPGCVHPSQEVLTLLAALLHGEWPVAEAAQPVPRRDASGLVAAHLQWHLERQLRSLPLVERRAREGATGAQ, from the coding sequence GTGGTGAACCTCTATCGCGACACCGGAGTGGTGTTGCGGACGCACAAGCTGGGTGAGGCCGACCGGATCATCACCCTGCTCACGCGGCGGCACGGCAAGGTCCGTGCGGTCGCGAAAGGCGTGCGTCGGACGTCATCGCGTTTCGGGGCCCGTCTCGAGCCGTTCGGGCACGTCGACGTCCAGTTCTACACCGGCCGCTCCCTCGACGTGATCACCCAGGTCGAGACGGTCGACGCCTTCGCGTTGCCACTGGTGGCCGATTACCAGCGCTACACCGCCGCGAGCGCCATCGCCGAGACGGCGGACCGGTTGTCCGCCGAAGAGGGCGAACCGGTGCTCAAGCTGTACATGCTCGTCGTCGGCGCCCTTCGAGCGCTCGCGGGCGGTGAACGGGACAGTTCCCTCGTCCTCGACGCCTTCTTCCTGCGGGCCATGGCATACGCGGGCTGGGCGCCCGCGATCACCGAATGCGCCCGGTGCGGTCTGCCCGGACCGCACAAGGCGTTCAGCGTGTCCGCCGGCGGCTCGATGTGCCCGGATTGCCGGGTTCCCGGCTGTGTCCACCCCTCCCAAGAGGTGCTGACCCTGCTCGCGGCGCTCCTGCACGGCGAGTGGCCGGTGGCCGAAGCGGCGCAGCCGGTGCCGCGGCGGGACGCGTCCGGCCTGGTCGCGGCGCATCTTCAATGGCATCTGGAGCGGCAGTTGCGCTCACTTCCGCTGGTGGAGAGGCGTGCGCGGGAGGGCGCCACCGGAGCGCAGTAG
- a CDS encoding TIGR03943 family putative permease subunit, producing the protein MKRETQNILLILLGGALLKITINGDYLRYVKPAQQPWIIAGGAVMVALGAVAIVRDLLAARAAAVASGDVHAHDHNTRSAWLLMVPVLAVFLVAPPALGADSVTRTEARAPQSASASNAAAFPPLPAGDVVPLEVNDFVSRAGWDKSGTLNGRTVRLSGFVVHNEGNTMLARMVIGCCAADAFPITVRLVGDGVSAFGDDTWLEVTGTVVPGTAVRENSYMPDFTLTSVKQVPAPKDPYEY; encoded by the coding sequence GTGAAACGCGAGACCCAGAACATCCTGCTGATCCTGCTCGGCGGGGCACTGCTCAAGATCACGATCAACGGCGACTACCTGCGCTACGTCAAACCCGCGCAGCAGCCGTGGATCATCGCGGGCGGCGCGGTGATGGTCGCGCTGGGCGCGGTCGCGATCGTCCGCGACCTGCTGGCCGCGCGGGCCGCCGCCGTCGCTTCCGGGGACGTCCACGCGCACGACCACAACACCCGATCCGCCTGGCTGCTGATGGTGCCGGTGCTGGCCGTCTTCCTGGTCGCGCCGCCCGCGCTGGGTGCCGACTCGGTGACCAGGACCGAGGCCAGGGCGCCGCAGAGCGCGTCGGCGAGCAACGCGGCCGCCTTCCCGCCCCTGCCCGCCGGCGACGTGGTGCCGCTGGAGGTCAACGACTTCGTCAGCCGCGCGGGCTGGGACAAGAGCGGCACGCTGAACGGGCGCACAGTGCGGCTTTCGGGGTTCGTCGTGCACAACGAGGGCAACACGATGCTGGCCAGGATGGTCATCGGCTGCTGTGCGGCCGACGCCTTCCCGATCACCGTGCGGCTGGTGGGCGACGGGGTTTCGGCGTTCGGCGACGACACCTGGCTGGAGGTGACCGGGACGGTCGTGCCGGGTACCGCGGTGCGGGAGAACAGCTACATGCCGGACTTCACGCTCACTTCGGTGAAGCAGGTTCCGGCGCCGAAGGACCCTTACGAGTACTGA
- a CDS encoding isoprenyl transferase yields the protein MLRRGRENKASQFELRAPEPHESGARPPEIPQELLPKHVALVMDGNGRWANQRGLPRIEGHKRGEAVMIDVASGAVELGVKWLSVYAFSTENWKRSPEEVRFLMGFNRDTIRRQVDYLGSIGVRIRWAGRRPKLWASVIKELQVAEEKTKNNTALNMTMCVNYGGRAELADAMRRIAQDVADGKLNPDKVTEKTIGKYLYQPDMPDVDLFLRPSGEQRTSNFLLWQSAYAEMVYQDTLFPDFDRTHLWRACLEFAKRDRRFGGAIDKASEGTS from the coding sequence GTGCTGCGCAGGGGACGCGAGAACAAGGCGTCACAATTCGAGCTTCGCGCGCCGGAGCCGCACGAGTCCGGTGCCCGGCCGCCGGAGATCCCCCAGGAACTCCTCCCGAAGCATGTGGCGCTGGTGATGGACGGCAACGGCCGCTGGGCCAACCAGCGGGGCCTGCCGCGGATCGAGGGCCACAAACGCGGTGAAGCGGTGATGATCGACGTCGCCAGCGGTGCCGTGGAGCTGGGCGTCAAATGGCTCTCGGTGTACGCGTTCTCCACCGAGAACTGGAAGCGGAGCCCGGAAGAGGTCCGCTTCCTGATGGGCTTCAACCGCGACACCATCCGCCGCCAGGTCGACTACCTCGGCTCGATCGGCGTCCGCATCCGCTGGGCGGGCCGCCGTCCGAAGCTGTGGGCGAGCGTCATCAAGGAACTGCAGGTCGCCGAGGAAAAGACCAAGAACAACACGGCGCTGAACATGACCATGTGCGTCAACTACGGCGGCCGTGCCGAACTGGCCGACGCGATGCGCCGGATCGCCCAGGACGTCGCCGACGGGAAGCTGAACCCGGACAAGGTCACCGAGAAGACCATCGGGAAGTACCTGTACCAGCCCGACATGCCGGACGTGGACCTGTTCCTGCGGCCGTCGGGGGAGCAGCGGACGTCGAACTTCCTGCTCTGGCAGTCGGCCTATGCCGAGATGGTCTACCAGGACACACTCTTCCCGGACTTCGACCGCACCCACCTGTGGCGGGCGTGCCTCGAGTTCGCGAAACGGGACCGCCGCTTCGGCGGGGCCATCGACAAGGCTTCGGAAGGAACTTCATGA
- the era gene encoding GTPase Era, giving the protein MSEPHRSGFACFVGRPNAGKSTLTNALVGSKVAITSSKPQTTRHAIRGIVHREDAQLVIIDTPGLHRPRTLLGERLNDIVHSTWSEVDVVGLCVPANEKVGPGDRFIAAELKKIAKRTPVIGVVTKTDLVKPEQVAEQLLALQEVMEFAELIPVSAVDGFQVGALADLLVRHLPEGPQLYPGGELTDEPEQTLVAELIREAALEGVRDELPHSIAVTVEEMLPHEGRDDMIDVHAFLYVERPSQKGIILGHKGERLKDVGARARQQIEGLLGSKVYLDLHIKVAKEWQRDPRQLRRLGF; this is encoded by the coding sequence ATGTCCGAGCCGCATCGTTCCGGTTTCGCCTGTTTCGTCGGGCGGCCCAACGCGGGGAAATCCACGCTGACCAACGCGCTCGTCGGCAGCAAGGTGGCGATCACCTCCAGCAAACCGCAGACCACCCGGCACGCCATCCGCGGCATCGTCCACCGCGAGGACGCGCAGCTGGTGATCATCGACACGCCGGGGCTGCACCGGCCGAGGACGCTGCTCGGCGAGCGGCTCAACGACATCGTCCACTCGACATGGTCCGAAGTGGACGTTGTCGGACTTTGTGTGCCCGCCAACGAAAAAGTCGGTCCCGGTGACCGGTTCATCGCCGCAGAACTCAAGAAGATCGCCAAGCGAACCCCGGTGATCGGTGTCGTCACCAAGACCGATCTCGTGAAACCCGAACAGGTCGCCGAGCAACTGCTCGCCCTGCAGGAGGTCATGGAGTTCGCCGAGCTCATCCCGGTGTCCGCTGTGGACGGTTTCCAGGTCGGCGCGCTCGCGGATCTGCTGGTGCGCCACCTTCCCGAAGGCCCGCAGCTGTACCCGGGCGGCGAACTCACCGACGAGCCCGAGCAGACCCTGGTCGCCGAGCTGATCCGCGAGGCCGCGCTGGAAGGCGTCCGTGACGAACTCCCGCACTCGATCGCCGTCACCGTCGAGGAAATGCTGCCGCACGAGGGCCGGGACGACATGATCGACGTGCACGCGTTCCTCTATGTGGAACGGCCGAGCCAGAAGGGCATCATCCTCGGGCACAAGGGGGAGCGTCTCAAGGACGTCGGCGCCCGCGCCCGGCAGCAGATCGAGGGGCTCCTCGGATCGAAGGTGTACCTCGATCTGCACATCAAGGTCGCCAAAGAGTGGCAGCGTGACCCCCGTCAGTTGCGACGACTGGGCTTCTGA
- a CDS encoding CD225/dispanin family protein: MTDNQGLPNYSGDPQGGGGFNNPGPPPNNNLVWGILTTILCCLPFGIVSIVKATQVNTLWAQGQPAAAQEAADAAKKWAIIAAIVGVVIGILYLVLVVALGVFSASVDVSNYR; encoded by the coding sequence ATGACCGACAACCAGGGCCTGCCCAACTACTCCGGCGACCCTCAGGGCGGTGGCGGCTTCAACAACCCCGGCCCGCCGCCCAACAACAACCTGGTGTGGGGGATCCTCACCACGATCCTGTGCTGCCTGCCCTTCGGTATCGTCTCGATCGTCAAGGCGACCCAGGTGAACACCCTCTGGGCTCAGGGGCAGCCCGCCGCCGCGCAGGAGGCCGCCGACGCCGCCAAGAAGTGGGCCATCATCGCCGCGATCGTCGGCGTCGTGATCGGCATCCTGTACCTCGTCCTGGTGGTCGCCCTCGGTGTCTTCTCGGCTTCGGTCGACGTGAGCAACTACCGCTGA
- a CDS encoding CD225/dispanin family protein encodes MTDQYPNYPPPGGPPPQQPYYGGMPNYGPPPDNNLVWAILCTVLCCLPLGIVAIVKSSQVQTLWSQGFHAEAQKAADDAKKWSMWGAISTGVLFLLYIIFIVVMVIIGASAGSFTP; translated from the coding sequence ATGACCGACCAGTACCCGAACTACCCGCCTCCGGGCGGGCCTCCGCCGCAGCAGCCGTACTACGGTGGCATGCCGAACTACGGCCCGCCGCCGGACAACAACCTGGTGTGGGCCATTCTCTGCACGGTGTTGTGCTGTCTGCCGCTGGGTATCGTGGCGATCGTGAAGTCGAGCCAGGTCCAGACGCTGTGGTCGCAGGGCTTCCACGCCGAAGCCCAGAAGGCCGCCGACGACGCGAAGAAGTGGTCGATGTGGGGAGCGATCTCCACCGGCGTTCTTTTCCTGCTGTACATCATCTTCATCGTGGTGATGGTCATCATCGGCGCTTCGGCGGGAAGCTTCACGCCGTGA
- a CDS encoding CD225/dispanin family protein has product MTNPYGQQQPYGQQPGYGPPSGGMPAPYGQPAPYGQPAPYGAPGGMPGGGGDINAIKDYKGWAIGCIFLCWIIAIFAIMKSNEVNTYKMQGNYAAAADASRSTKTMCMIASIIGGLGCVVGIVIFIFTIVAASTATYSTCYGSYC; this is encoded by the coding sequence ATGACCAACCCTTACGGCCAGCAGCAGCCCTACGGACAGCAGCCTGGCTACGGGCCCCCGTCCGGCGGCATGCCCGCTCCCTACGGCCAGCCCGCCCCGTACGGCCAGCCCGCTCCCTACGGAGCCCCGGGCGGTATGCCCGGCGGTGGCGGCGACATCAACGCCATCAAGGATTACAAGGGCTGGGCGATCGGCTGCATCTTCCTCTGCTGGATCATCGCGATCTTCGCGATCATGAAGTCCAACGAGGTCAACACCTACAAGATGCAGGGCAACTACGCCGCCGCGGCGGACGCGTCGAGGTCCACGAAGACGATGTGCATGATCGCGTCGATCATCGGCGGCCTCGGCTGTGTCGTCGGCATCGTCATCTTCATCTTCACGATCGTCGCGGCTTCGACGGCGACCTACAGCACCTGTTACGGCAGCTACTGCTGA
- a CDS encoding ArsR/SmtB family transcription factor, protein MATVTPDSAAPGFTEDPGPHSTARPPAEPATSASAAVLADAGDLLRALAAPVRIAIVLQLRNADRCVHELVDTLDVAQPLISQHLRVLKTAGVVQGERRGREVVYRLVDDHLAHIVVDAVAHVQEGK, encoded by the coding sequence ATGGCTACGGTGACCCCGGACTCCGCCGCCCCGGGCTTCACGGAAGACCCCGGTCCGCATTCGACGGCCCGTCCCCCCGCCGAGCCCGCGACGTCGGCCTCGGCCGCCGTCCTCGCGGACGCCGGCGACCTGCTCAGGGCGCTCGCAGCACCCGTGCGTATCGCGATCGTCCTGCAACTGCGTAACGCGGACAGGTGCGTGCACGAACTTGTTGACACGCTCGATGTGGCGCAGCCGCTGATCAGCCAGCACCTGCGGGTGCTCAAGACGGCGGGTGTCGTACAGGGTGAGCGACGCGGCCGTGAGGTGGTGTACCGACTGGTCGACGATCACCTTGCGCATATCGTGGTGGACGCCGTAGCCCACGTTCAGGAGGGGAAGTGA
- a CDS encoding cytidine deaminase: protein MPELDAEDEKLVTLARSARARTQAAEGAALRDTDGRTYAASTVDQPSFKLTALQAAVAAAVSSGAEGIEAAVVVTAEGLLKEASVHAVRDIAEKAPIYLADPSGKVLN, encoded by the coding sequence ATGCCTGAGCTGGACGCCGAGGACGAGAAGCTGGTGACCCTGGCCAGGTCCGCGCGAGCCCGCACCCAGGCCGCCGAAGGCGCCGCGCTCCGCGACACCGACGGCCGGACCTACGCGGCGAGCACGGTCGACCAGCCGTCGTTCAAGCTCACCGCGTTGCAGGCCGCCGTCGCCGCCGCCGTTTCGAGCGGAGCCGAAGGAATCGAGGCCGCCGTCGTGGTCACCGCCGAAGGCCTGCTCAAGGAGGCCTCCGTGCACGCTGTTCGCGACATCGCCGAAAAGGCGCCCATTTATCTCGCAGATCCCAGTGGCAAGGTGCTGAACTGA
- a CDS encoding permease has translation METISRSAPEKKPARRFKITSIEVLCAILLIAILGQSWLQQVFDVPALRTGSTVFVAVCVQALPFLVLGVLISGAIAAFVPARVLEKVLPRRAGAAVGVAGLAGVALPGCECASVPVARRLMGQGVAPAAALTFLLAAPAVNPVVLVATAVAFPGNPEMVFARFAGSLATAMVMGWLWAKWGKLDWIAERALRRLPEVRHGSRWKTFAETARGDLVEAGGFLVLGAMIAATMNVLVPAKWFGVLGEQIVLGVLVMAVLAVVLALCSEADAFVAASLTAMPLLPKLVFLVVGPAIDVKLFALQTGTFGKSFALRFAPVTFVVALSCAVISGVLILGGGA, from the coding sequence ATGGAAACCATTTCCAGGAGCGCCCCGGAGAAGAAGCCGGCCCGGCGGTTCAAGATCACCTCGATCGAGGTGCTCTGCGCGATCCTGCTGATCGCGATCCTCGGGCAGAGCTGGCTCCAGCAGGTGTTCGACGTGCCCGCGCTGCGGACCGGCTCGACGGTGTTCGTCGCCGTCTGCGTGCAGGCTTTGCCGTTTCTGGTGCTCGGGGTGCTGATCAGCGGCGCGATCGCGGCGTTCGTCCCCGCGCGGGTGCTGGAGAAGGTGCTCCCTCGCCGGGCCGGTGCGGCGGTGGGCGTCGCGGGGCTGGCCGGGGTCGCCCTGCCGGGCTGTGAATGCGCGTCCGTGCCGGTCGCGCGACGGCTGATGGGCCAGGGTGTCGCGCCCGCGGCCGCGCTGACGTTCCTGCTGGCCGCTCCCGCGGTGAACCCGGTGGTGCTGGTCGCCACGGCGGTGGCGTTCCCCGGGAATCCGGAGATGGTGTTCGCCCGGTTCGCCGGTTCGCTCGCCACCGCGATGGTGATGGGCTGGTTGTGGGCGAAGTGGGGCAAGCTCGACTGGATCGCCGAGCGGGCGCTGCGGCGGCTGCCGGAGGTCCGGCACGGCTCGCGGTGGAAGACCTTCGCCGAGACCGCACGGGGCGATCTGGTCGAGGCGGGCGGTTTCCTCGTACTCGGCGCGATGATCGCGGCCACGATGAACGTGCTGGTGCCCGCCAAGTGGTTCGGGGTGCTGGGGGAGCAGATCGTGCTCGGGGTGCTGGTGATGGCCGTGCTCGCCGTCGTCCTGGCGCTGTGCAGTGAGGCCGACGCCTTCGTCGCCGCGTCGCTGACCGCGATGCCGCTGCTGCCGAAACTGGTCTTCCTCGTGGTCGGGCCCGCGATCGACGTGAAACTGTTCGCCCTGCAGACGGGCACCTTCGGCAAATCCTTCGCGCTGCGGTTCGCGCCGGTGACGTTCGTCGTCGCGCTGTCGTGCGCCGTGATTTCGGGCGTGCTCATCCTCGGAGGTGGCGCGTGA
- a CDS encoding DUF2752 domain-containing protein, which yields MTTSVYTGFPARGFKARARALGPPLAIAAGAGLGCVALWLGDPTTPGGPLPVCPTKALLGISCPGCGGMRMVYSVLHGDIPAALHYNAVSFVVVLLLVWSTVAWAVGRFRGRAMDSWLHWRWTPLAFGVVFVVWFVIRNLPFAPFTSLHV from the coding sequence GTGACGACGTCCGTCTACACGGGATTCCCGGCGCGCGGGTTCAAAGCACGGGCCCGCGCGCTGGGGCCGCCCCTGGCCATCGCCGCGGGCGCCGGTCTCGGCTGCGTCGCCCTCTGGCTGGGCGATCCCACCACTCCCGGCGGACCGCTTCCGGTCTGTCCCACCAAGGCACTGCTGGGCATCTCCTGCCCCGGTTGCGGTGGCATGCGCATGGTCTACAGCGTGCTGCACGGCGACATCCCCGCCGCGCTGCACTACAACGCGGTGTCCTTTGTGGTCGTTCTGCTCCTGGTCTGGAGCACCGTCGCCTGGGCCGTCGGCCGGTTCCGCGGCCGCGCGATGGACAGCTGGCTGCACTGGCGCTGGACGCCGCTCGCGTTCGGTGTCGTGTTCGTCGTCTGGTTCGTCATCCGCAACCTGCCCTTCGCCCCGTTCACCTCGCTCCACGTCTGA
- a CDS encoding sortase domain-containing protein, with translation MRNWLAGFSAVVSALAISAGVIVLTWIPPEQAVPFAEPAVMPGEDGAPLALPADSSKRGQKPGTIRLPEGGSAKLVRSEVNSDGVLPIPRGLGDAAWWGARLGAEAGTALISGHVNWGGAKGPFDELWRMRDGQEVAVSDAAGGIWVYRVREVVTVHKNDLPAQAAKLFTQSGPHRLVLVTCGGDYLGGTDGYRDNRVVVATPVSGPPA, from the coding sequence GTGCGGAACTGGCTGGCGGGGTTCTCCGCCGTCGTCTCCGCGCTCGCCATCTCAGCGGGCGTGATCGTGCTGACCTGGATCCCGCCGGAACAGGCGGTCCCGTTCGCGGAGCCCGCCGTCATGCCGGGGGAAGACGGCGCTCCCCTGGCGCTGCCCGCCGACAGTTCGAAGCGCGGGCAGAAGCCCGGCACGATCCGCTTGCCCGAAGGCGGTTCGGCGAAGCTCGTCCGCTCCGAGGTCAACTCCGACGGTGTCCTCCCGATCCCGCGTGGACTCGGCGACGCGGCGTGGTGGGGCGCCCGGCTCGGCGCCGAAGCCGGCACGGCCCTCATCTCCGGGCACGTCAACTGGGGCGGCGCCAAAGGGCCGTTCGACGAGCTGTGGCGGATGCGGGACGGCCAGGAGGTGGCCGTCAGCGACGCCGCGGGCGGGATCTGGGTCTACCGCGTGCGCGAGGTCGTCACCGTGCACAAGAACGACCTGCCCGCGCAGGCGGCGAAGCTGTTCACCCAGAGCGGGCCGCACCGGCTGGTCCTGGTCACCTGCGGCGGCGACTACCTCGGCGGGACGGACGGCTACCGGGACAACCGGGTCGTCGTCGCGACTCCCGTCTCCGGGCCGCCCGCCTGA
- a CDS encoding Fur family transcriptional regulator, with protein sequence MSPTTANSSAPVPGRRSTKQRAAVVELLKAIDDFRSAQELHDELRKRGDGIGLTTVYRTLQSLSEAGEIDVLRTDTGEAIYRRCSSHHHHHLVCRLCGSTVEVEGPAVERWAEKIASEHGFSDISHTVEIVGTCSNH encoded by the coding sequence ATGAGTCCGACGACGGCCAACAGTTCCGCGCCGGTGCCGGGACGCCGGTCGACCAAACAGCGGGCCGCCGTGGTCGAGCTGCTCAAGGCGATCGACGACTTCCGTTCCGCCCAGGAACTGCACGACGAGCTGCGCAAACGCGGCGACGGCATCGGCCTCACCACGGTATACCGGACGCTGCAGTCGCTGTCGGAGGCCGGCGAGATCGACGTCCTGCGCACCGATACCGGCGAGGCCATCTACCGGCGCTGCTCGTCGCACCACCACCATCACCTGGTGTGCCGTCTGTGCGGCAGCACCGTCGAGGTCGAGGGGCCGGCCGTCGAACGCTGGGCCGAGAAGATCGCTTCGGAGCACGGCTTCTCCGACATCAGCCACACCGTGGAGATAGTCGGAACCTGCTCGAATCACTGA
- a CDS encoding class F sortase encodes MVGQFDDSPASEEQPKKRSKLGVILAVAAIFVVAAVAAVLVFTAKSDPVVAAAAQDQANTSAVQTAEVPADTGQAPGTVKLPGGGTAKLIRKELTADGTLPIPEGLDEATWWGAKLGADQGASLLSGHVNWKGKKGPFDELWRLKTGQEVSLVDTDGGKWVYKIGEVVTVHKTKLADQAEKLFGPDGPHRLVLVTCGGEYVGGTDGYEDNRIVTASLVSKP; translated from the coding sequence ATGGTGGGACAGTTCGACGACAGCCCGGCGAGCGAGGAGCAGCCGAAGAAGCGCTCCAAGCTGGGGGTGATCCTCGCCGTCGCCGCGATCTTCGTGGTGGCGGCCGTGGCCGCGGTGCTGGTGTTCACCGCAAAGAGTGACCCGGTGGTCGCCGCGGCCGCTCAGGACCAGGCGAACACGTCCGCGGTACAGACGGCCGAAGTCCCGGCCGACACCGGCCAGGCGCCCGGCACGGTCAAACTGCCCGGCGGCGGCACGGCGAAACTGATCCGCAAGGAACTGACCGCCGACGGGACCCTCCCCATCCCCGAGGGTCTCGACGAAGCCACCTGGTGGGGCGCGAAACTGGGCGCGGACCAGGGCGCTTCCCTGCTTTCCGGGCATGTGAACTGGAAGGGCAAGAAGGGCCCGTTCGACGAGTTGTGGCGGCTCAAGACCGGGCAGGAGGTCTCGCTCGTCGACACCGACGGCGGCAAGTGGGTCTACAAGATCGGCGAGGTCGTCACCGTGCACAAGACGAAGCTGGCCGACCAGGCGGAGAAGCTGTTCGGACCGGACGGGCCGCACCGGCTGGTGCTGGTCACGTGTGGTGGCGAGTACGTCGGCGGGACCGACGGCTACGAGGACAACCGCATCGTCACCGCCTCGTTGGTCAGCAAGCCCTGA
- a CDS encoding CD225/dispanin family protein, translated as MTNPYGQQPGYGQQQPYGQQPQPGYGPPSGATPAPYGQPSGANPMPYGQPAPYGQPSPYGQPAPYGAPGGMPGGGGDINSIPDYKGWAIGCIFLCWIIAIFAIMKSNEVNTYKMQGNYAAAADASKSTKTMCMIASIIGGVGCLFSLLWIIVAAASF; from the coding sequence ATGACGAACCCGTACGGCCAGCAGCCCGGCTACGGCCAGCAGCAGCCCTATGGCCAGCAGCCTCAGCCCGGATACGGACCTCCGTCCGGCGCCACGCCCGCACCGTACGGCCAGCCTTCGGGGGCGAACCCGATGCCGTACGGTCAGCCGGCTCCGTACGGTCAGCCTTCGCCCTATGGCCAGCCCGCGCCCTACGGTGCTCCGGGCGGTATGCCCGGAGGCGGCGGCGACATCAACTCGATCCCCGACTACAAGGGCTGGGCGATCGGCTGCATCTTCCTCTGCTGGATCATCGCGATCTTCGCGATCATGAAGTCCAACGAGGTCAACACGTACAAGATGCAGGGCAACTACGCGGCCGCGGCGGACGCGTCGAAGTCGACGAAGACCATGTGCATGATCGCCTCGATCATCGGTGGCGTCGGCTGTCTGTTCTCCCTGCTCTGGATCATCGTGGCCGCCGCGTCGTTCTAG
- a CDS encoding RDD family protein encodes MTTPYGQQPPGQQPPPGSGPPPGDGQPQSPQPQQPFGQSSSGEQPSPFGQQPPHAPQGDQSSPFGQQPQQPFGAQQQSPFGQQPQQSSPFGQQQGQPSPFGQPGRQAPFGQAAQFGPRQDYAHWGLRAGATLIDFGPIVVLPIIGSIISATASYTVGMIIAGLGYLAGLGWTIYNRWIQMGTTGQSLGKKVLKIKLVREADGQPIGPLMAFVRDLCHNLDGWVCGLGYLWPLWDQKKQTFADKILSTVVLPAEAAAPASAPFGQAPGFPAPSPSFPAQPAPFGQPQQPFGAQPQQPGQFGQPPQPSQPFGQQPQGTAAPSPESQPGPGFGEAEPTQVLRPGQQEPPRAPSGFDEAEPTQKITPEQLRQQLPGADGPKGPGTPQQ; translated from the coding sequence ATGACCACTCCCTACGGCCAGCAGCCGCCGGGACAGCAGCCGCCGCCCGGGTCCGGGCCCCCGCCGGGGGACGGGCAGCCGCAGTCACCGCAGCCGCAGCAGCCGTTCGGACAGTCGTCGTCGGGTGAGCAGCCCTCGCCGTTCGGTCAGCAACCCCCGCATGCTCCCCAGGGTGACCAGTCTTCGCCGTTCGGTCAGCAGCCGCAGCAGCCGTTCGGCGCGCAGCAGCAGTCGCCGTTCGGGCAGCAGCCGCAGCAGTCGTCACCGTTCGGCCAGCAGCAGGGCCAGCCTTCCCCGTTCGGACAGCCGGGCCGGCAGGCGCCGTTCGGCCAGGCCGCCCAGTTCGGTCCGCGGCAGGACTACGCCCACTGGGGACTGCGAGCGGGCGCGACCCTCATCGACTTCGGGCCGATCGTCGTGCTCCCGATCATCGGCTCCATCATCTCCGCGACGGCGTCTTACACCGTCGGCATGATCATCGCCGGTCTCGGCTACCTCGCGGGTCTCGGCTGGACCATCTACAACCGGTGGATCCAGATGGGAACCACCGGCCAGTCGCTCGGCAAGAAGGTCCTGAAGATCAAGCTCGTCCGCGAGGCCGACGGGCAGCCGATCGGCCCGCTGATGGCCTTCGTCCGGGATCTGTGCCACAACCTGGACGGCTGGGTCTGCGGCCTCGGTTACCTCTGGCCGTTGTGGGACCAGAAGAAGCAGACGTTCGCCGACAAGATCCTCAGCACCGTCGTCCTCCCGGCCGAAGCCGCCGCGCCCGCGTCGGCGCCGTTCGGCCAGGCCCCGGGATTCCCCGCGCCTTCGCCGTCGTTCCCGGCGCAGCCCGCTCCGTTCGGGCAGCCCCAGCAGCCGTTCGGCGCGCAGCCCCAGCAGCCGGGTCAGTTCGGGCAGCCCCCGCAGCCGTCCCAGCCTTTCGGTCAGCAGCCGCAGGGAACCGCGGCGCCGTCCCCGGAGTCCCAGCCCGGACCGGGCTTCGGCGAGGCCGAGCCGACCCAGGTGCTCCGCCCTGGTCAGCAGGAGCCTCCACGGGCACCGTCAGGGTTCGACGAAGCCGAGCCGACGCAGAAGATCACGCCGGAGCAGCTGAGGCAGCAGTTGCCCGGCGCGGACGGGCCGAAAGGGCCCGGAACGCCGCAGCAGTAG